A genomic window from Halorubrum trapanicum includes:
- the cobS gene encoding adenosylcobinamide-GDP ribazoletransferase — MVLTAAALRGALGFLSRIPVGRDDADWEAFRRTPAALPAVAYALGALIALPVAAAALAPVPVPSPTIAAAFPAWLYLVTGITHLDGVADLGDAAVVHGDVDRRREVLKDAALGVGGAAALALALFGLATAGTVAVDLARLSLVDAVALVIAAEVGAKAATATLVCVGDAPHEGLGSALTEESGPRALVGVALATAPAALLGFPSLRPEALAFGSAYYPAAALAAALTVAGVTYAWANARLGGVSGDVLGATNELARVVGLHAGVIAWTLS; from the coding sequence GTGGTCCTGACGGCCGCCGCGCTCCGGGGCGCGCTCGGGTTCCTCTCGCGGATCCCCGTCGGCCGCGACGACGCGGACTGGGAGGCGTTCCGGCGGACGCCCGCGGCGCTGCCGGCGGTCGCGTACGCGCTCGGCGCCCTGATCGCGCTCCCGGTCGCCGCGGCGGCGCTGGCGCCCGTCCCGGTGCCCTCGCCGACGATCGCGGCCGCGTTCCCCGCGTGGCTCTACCTCGTCACCGGGATCACGCACCTCGACGGCGTCGCCGACCTCGGCGACGCGGCGGTGGTCCACGGCGACGTCGACCGCCGGCGCGAGGTGCTGAAGGACGCCGCTCTCGGCGTCGGCGGCGCGGCCGCGCTCGCGCTCGCGCTGTTCGGCCTCGCGACCGCGGGGACGGTGGCGGTCGACCTCGCCCGCCTCTCGCTCGTCGACGCCGTCGCCCTCGTCATCGCCGCCGAGGTGGGCGCGAAGGCCGCGACGGCGACGCTCGTTTGCGTCGGCGACGCGCCCCACGAGGGGCTCGGATCCGCACTGACCGAGGAGTCCGGGCCGCGCGCGCTCGTCGGCGTCGCGCTCGCGACGGCCCCCGCGGCGCTGCTCGGCTTCCCGTCGCTCCGCCCCGAGGCCCTCGCGTTCGGGAGCGCCTACTACCCGGCCGCCGCGCTCGCCGCCGCGCTCACCGTCGCCGGGGTCACGTACGCCTGGGCGAACGCGCGGCTCGGCGGCGTCAGCGGCGACGTCCTCGGCGCGACGAACGAACTCGCCCGCGTCGTCGGGCTCCACGCGGGGGTGATCGCGTGGACGCTCTCGTGA
- a CDS encoding CobD/CbiB family cobalamin biosynthesis protein, translated as MTGVGPLPAPAVTLVAPLLLAVALDLAVAEPPRRVHPVALFGSVVEPFDREWARPGLVGVAVAVALPLAAAAVAGGAVALAAEYGPQVGDVPVLAVAVAAGVLFSAASLRMLCDATREVVAESEADPDAARESVRALVGRDPADLSPADLRSAAVESAAENLADGFVAPLLWYALGATGGAALGVISGGTAGVAETALAAGIAAAAWAKAVNTLDSMLGYRSKPVGRASARLDDAVMFLPARAAACCLAVAARSPASLRRARSLAREPASPNSGWPMATAAVALGVRLEKPGAYALTGGPEPPTPAAARDAVRLVGAAGGVAVAVAAGSLLALAGVIAWS; from the coding sequence GTGACGGGGGTCGGCCCCCTCCCGGCCCCGGCCGTCACGCTCGTCGCGCCGCTTCTCCTCGCCGTCGCGCTGGACCTCGCGGTCGCGGAGCCGCCCCGCCGGGTCCACCCGGTCGCGCTGTTCGGGAGCGTCGTCGAGCCGTTCGACCGGGAGTGGGCCCGTCCGGGGCTCGTCGGCGTCGCGGTCGCGGTCGCGCTCCCGCTCGCCGCGGCCGCCGTTGCGGGCGGAGCCGTCGCGCTCGCGGCCGAGTACGGACCGCAAGTGGGGGACGTGCCGGTCCTCGCCGTGGCGGTCGCGGCCGGCGTCCTCTTCTCGGCCGCGAGCCTGCGGATGCTGTGCGACGCGACCCGCGAGGTCGTCGCCGAGAGCGAGGCGGACCCCGACGCGGCCCGCGAGTCGGTCCGGGCGCTCGTCGGGCGCGACCCCGCCGACCTCTCGCCGGCCGACCTCCGGAGCGCCGCGGTCGAGAGCGCGGCCGAGAACCTGGCGGACGGGTTCGTCGCGCCGCTGCTCTGGTACGCGCTCGGGGCGACCGGCGGCGCGGCGCTGGGCGTGATTTCCGGAGGCACCGCGGGAGTCGCCGAGACCGCCCTCGCCGCGGGAATCGCCGCCGCGGCCTGGGCGAAGGCCGTGAACACGCTCGACTCGATGCTCGGCTACCGCTCGAAGCCCGTCGGCCGGGCGAGTGCCCGCCTCGACGACGCGGTCATGTTCCTCCCGGCGCGGGCCGCGGCGTGCTGCCTCGCCGTCGCCGCTCGGTCGCCGGCCAGCCTGCGGCGCGCACGGTCGCTGGCCCGCGAGCCCGCCTCGCCGAACTCGGGGTGGCCGATGGCGACGGCCGCGGTCGCGCTCGGCGTCCGCTTAGAGAAGCCGGGCGCGTACGCGCTCACCGGAGGCCCCGAGCCGCCGACGCCCGCGGCCGCCCGCGACGCCGTGCGGCTCGTCGGCGCCGCCGGCGGCGTCGCAGTCGCGGTCGCGGCGGGATCGCTCCTCGCGCTCGCGGGGGTGATCGCGTGGTCCTGA
- a CDS encoding cobyrinic acid a,c-diamide synthase, whose translation MRGLVLAGTASGVGKTVATLATLRAIEGTGRTVQPAKAGPDFIDPSHHAVVADRPSRTLDPWLQGTEGLRRNYARGDGDVCVVEGMMGLYDGGAASTAGVAAALDLPVVLVADASAGMESVAATALGFATYADRTDHDLDVAGVIAQRAHGGRHEEGVREALPDELAYCGRIPPREDLEIPDRHLGLQMGEETPLDEAALDAAAETLRTDRLLDLAREPTPAAEAATEPSPGNPPEGGDPPRIAVADDEAFRFVYPATRERLSERATVVPFAPAAGDDLPPCDGVYLPGGYPELHAAALAEGPALGSIADAAAEGTPVLGECGGLMALAETLTTVDGDTHEMAGVLPASVERRERYQALDHVELRARRNALTASAGERLRGHEFHYSAADAASDARFAFDVERGTGIDGDREGLVEHRTLGTYCHLHAASGAFDAFLDEVER comes from the coding sequence GTGAGGGGGCTCGTCCTCGCCGGCACGGCCTCCGGCGTCGGCAAGACGGTCGCGACGCTCGCGACGCTGCGCGCGATCGAGGGCACCGGGCGGACCGTCCAACCGGCGAAGGCGGGCCCGGACTTCATCGACCCGAGCCACCACGCGGTGGTCGCCGACCGCCCGTCGCGGACCCTCGACCCGTGGCTTCAGGGGACCGAGGGGCTCCGACGCAACTACGCCCGCGGCGACGGCGACGTCTGCGTCGTCGAGGGGATGATGGGGCTGTACGACGGCGGCGCCGCCAGCACGGCCGGCGTCGCGGCCGCGCTCGACCTCCCGGTCGTCCTCGTCGCCGACGCGAGCGCCGGCATGGAGAGCGTCGCGGCGACCGCGCTCGGCTTCGCGACCTACGCCGACCGGACGGACCACGACCTCGACGTGGCCGGCGTGATCGCCCAGCGGGCCCACGGCGGGCGCCACGAGGAGGGGGTCCGGGAGGCGCTCCCCGACGAACTCGCCTACTGCGGCCGGATCCCGCCCCGCGAGGACCTGGAGATCCCCGACCGGCATCTCGGACTCCAGATGGGCGAGGAGACGCCGCTCGACGAGGCGGCGCTCGACGCGGCCGCCGAGACGCTCCGGACCGACCGGCTGCTCGACCTCGCCCGGGAGCCGACGCCGGCCGCGGAGGCGGCGACCGAGCCGTCTCCCGGGAACCCCCCGGAGGGCGGCGATCCTCCGCGGATCGCGGTCGCCGACGACGAGGCCTTCCGGTTCGTCTACCCGGCGACCCGCGAGCGCCTGAGCGAGCGCGCGACCGTGGTCCCGTTCGCGCCCGCGGCCGGCGACGACCTCCCGCCCTGCGACGGCGTCTACCTCCCCGGCGGCTACCCGGAGCTCCACGCCGCGGCGCTCGCCGAGGGCCCCGCGCTCGGCTCGATCGCGGACGCCGCGGCCGAGGGGACCCCCGTCCTCGGCGAGTGCGGCGGGCTGATGGCGCTCGCGGAGACGCTGACGACGGTCGACGGCGACACCCACGAGATGGCGGGCGTCCTCCCCGCGAGCGTCGAGCGCCGCGAGCGGTACCAAGCGCTCGACCACGTCGAGCTTCGCGCCCGACGGAACGCGCTCACGGCGAGCGCCGGCGAGCGGCTCCGCGGCCACGAGTTCCACTACTCCGCGGCCGACGCCGCGTCCGACGCGCGGTTCGCCTTCGACGTGGAGCGCGGGACTGGGATCGACGGCGACCGCGAGGGGCTCGTCGAACACCGAACGCTGGGCACGTACTGTCACCTCCACGCCGCGAGCGGGGCGTTCGACGCGTTCCTCGACGAGGTGGAACGGTGA
- a CDS encoding nicotinate-nucleotide--dimethylbenzimidazole phosphoribosyltransferase: protein MGEVRLVVVAGTTETAAIDGISAAGADPELRVHTPSADLEIVEAGRPAPDSPVPVSPNGCPTPAVVTRAVRELLGPESLPVEFLDAGLGAPTAATARDVGAAPGGDVRDPEPVPEAATVFERARELAPELAASGEEGGSDSGDEPAELLVAETIPGGTTTALGALTALGERAAVSSSLPANPIERKRRVVAEGLDASGVDPGGAAGEPIEAVRLAGDPVLAAVAGLIVGCAETGIGVTLAGGTQLAAAAALARHAGVDRPLPLATTSLVADDPTADLPALAEDLDLRLAAADPGFAEGDHPAMAAYARGEAKEGVGMGGALALADRAGVADAAVRDRIAAVTDRLLADRAGTGKGDGRPAANGGDAR, encoded by the coding sequence ATGGGCGAGGTGAGGCTCGTCGTCGTCGCCGGAACGACCGAGACGGCCGCGATCGACGGGATCAGCGCCGCGGGCGCCGACCCGGAGCTGCGCGTCCACACGCCGAGCGCCGACCTCGAAATCGTCGAGGCGGGGCGCCCCGCGCCGGACTCCCCCGTGCCGGTGAGCCCGAACGGCTGTCCGACGCCCGCGGTCGTCACCCGCGCGGTCCGCGAGCTGCTCGGCCCCGAGTCGCTCCCCGTCGAGTTCCTCGACGCCGGGCTCGGCGCGCCGACCGCGGCGACGGCCCGCGACGTCGGCGCCGCACCGGGCGGCGACGTCCGCGACCCGGAGCCGGTCCCGGAGGCGGCGACCGTCTTCGAGCGCGCCCGAGAGTTAGCTCCCGAACTGGCCGCGTCCGGTGAGGAGGGCGGCTCCGACAGCGGCGACGAACCGGCCGAACTGCTCGTCGCCGAGACGATCCCCGGCGGGACGACGACCGCGCTCGGCGCGCTGACCGCGCTCGGCGAGCGAGCCGCGGTCTCCTCGTCGCTGCCGGCGAACCCGATCGAGCGCAAGCGCCGCGTCGTCGCCGAGGGACTGGACGCGAGCGGCGTCGACCCGGGCGGCGCGGCCGGCGAGCCGATCGAGGCGGTCCGGCTGGCCGGGGACCCGGTCCTCGCCGCGGTCGCCGGCCTGATCGTCGGCTGCGCGGAGACCGGGATCGGCGTCACACTCGCCGGCGGCACGCAGCTCGCCGCTGCGGCGGCGCTCGCCCGGCACGCCGGCGTCGACCGCCCGCTCCCGCTGGCGACCACGTCGCTCGTCGCCGACGACCCGACCGCGGACCTCCCCGCCCTCGCCGAGGACCTCGACCTGCGGCTGGCGGCCGCCGACCCCGGGTTCGCCGAGGGCGACCACCCCGCGATGGCGGCGTACGCCCGCGGCGAGGCGAAGGAGGGCGTCGGCATGGGCGGGGCGCTCGCGCTCGCCGACCGCGCCGGCGTCGCCGACGCCGCCGTCCGCGACCGGATCGCCGCCGTGACCGACCGACTGCTCGCCGACCGCGCTGGAACCGGCAAGGGTGACGGACGCCCCGCCGCGAACGGAGGCGACGCGCGGTGA
- a CDS encoding 50S ribosomal protein L15e encodes MARSFYSHIKEAWRSPKEGKLAELQWQRKQEWRDQGAIERIERPTRLDKARELGYKAKQGVIVARVSVRKGGSRKQRFKAGRRSKRQGVNRVSRRKSIQRIAEERASRKYRNLRVLNSYWVGEDGSQKWHEVILVDPAHPAIENDDELNWICSDDHKGRAYRGLTSAGTKGRGQRKRGKGTEKTRPSVTSNDRQGK; translated from the coding sequence ATGGCACGAAGCTTCTACTCGCACATCAAGGAGGCGTGGCGGTCCCCCAAGGAGGGGAAACTGGCTGAGCTGCAGTGGCAGCGCAAACAGGAGTGGCGCGACCAGGGCGCCATCGAGCGCATCGAGCGCCCCACCCGGCTGGACAAGGCCCGCGAACTGGGCTACAAGGCCAAGCAGGGCGTCATCGTCGCCCGCGTGAGCGTCCGGAAGGGCGGCTCGCGCAAGCAGCGCTTCAAGGCGGGCCGCCGCTCGAAGCGCCAGGGCGTCAACCGCGTCTCGCGGCGCAAGTCGATCCAGCGCATCGCCGAGGAGCGCGCCTCGCGGAAGTACCGCAACCTCCGCGTGCTCAACTCCTACTGGGTCGGTGAGGACGGCTCCCAGAAGTGGCACGAGGTCATCCTCGTGGACCCCGCCCACCCCGCGATCGAGAACGACGACGAGCTGAACTGGATCTGCTCGGACGACCACAAGGGCCGCGCGTACCGCGGCCTCACCTCCGCCGGCACCAAGGGCCGCGGCCAGCGCAAGCGCGGCAAGGGCACCGAGAAGACGCGCCCGAGCGTCACCTCGAACGACCGGCAGGGCAAGTAG